The proteins below come from a single Treponema phagedenis genomic window:
- a CDS encoding DUF4097 family beta strand repeat-containing protein, giving the protein MGKKIFKALFIILLGIAFIAGGYLLGGRLKQNTWGSPFLGKIFGSSQKKNSNHKQLRNDNFPVNDSGFTVIDKPEIKNLDINLSYANIIIKGSEHNEITYQITNDEKIKVLVELQGDTLRIDDNVDKRSWNFLNLVGVNTEKTYPNLTLYIPYSILYDSIAIRQDIGACVLQGLSTYSLHLKTGVGEAEVTGITAAKTIIKTGVGESNFTRCDFTDMYLSSGVGETTFSGKLSGNSEIKSGIGEVHFEIEAKKKAIA; this is encoded by the coding sequence ATGGGAAAGAAAATATTTAAAGCGCTTTTTATCATTCTACTCGGCATAGCGTTTATTGCCGGCGGCTACTTACTTGGAGGCAGACTAAAACAAAACACGTGGGGCTCGCCTTTTTTAGGAAAAATTTTCGGCTCATCGCAGAAGAAAAATAGTAATCATAAACAACTGCGAAATGACAACTTCCCCGTTAATGATTCCGGTTTTACAGTAATTGATAAACCAGAAATCAAAAACCTTGATATAAATCTTTCATATGCAAATATCATAATTAAAGGCAGTGAGCATAACGAAATCACATATCAAATAACCAATGATGAAAAAATAAAAGTCCTTGTGGAACTTCAAGGCGATACTCTTAGAATAGACGATAATGTGGATAAACGTTCTTGGAATTTTTTGAACTTGGTTGGTGTAAATACGGAAAAAACCTATCCTAATCTTACGCTCTATATACCCTACAGTATTCTTTATGACAGCATTGCGATTCGACAAGACATTGGAGCATGTGTATTACAAGGGCTTTCCACCTATTCTTTACACCTGAAAACAGGCGTCGGCGAAGCCGAAGTTACCGGCATCACTGCCGCAAAAACCATAATCAAAACCGGCGTCGGTGAATCTAATTTTACCCGCTGCGATTTTACCGATATGTATCTTTCTTCCGGTGTCGGCGAAACAACCTTCAGCGGAAAATTATCAGGCAACTCCGAAATCAAATCCGGCATTGGCGAAGTGCATTTTGAAATTGAGGCAAAAAAAAAAGCTATAGCATAA
- a CDS encoding PspC domain-containing protein — translation MATKKLYRSNDDKKLFGVCGGIAEYFDIDSTIVRLGWVLLTFLSCGTGLVLYIIAAAIMPIQKDEPIHYEYTHKYEPHNDDQA, via the coding sequence ATGGCAACAAAAAAATTATACAGAAGCAATGATGACAAAAAACTTTTCGGTGTATGCGGCGGTATTGCGGAATACTTTGATATTGATTCCACGATTGTGCGGCTTGGCTGGGTCTTACTAACCTTCCTCTCATGCGGCACAGGACTCGTCCTCTATATCATAGCTGCTGCAATTATGCCGATTCAAAAAGATGAGCCCATTCACTATGAGTACACGCATAAATATGAACCGCATAATGACGATCAAGCTTAA